From a region of the Enterobacter cancerogenus genome:
- the clpS gene encoding ATP-dependent Clp protease adapter ClpS, giving the protein MGKTNDWLDFDQLAEDKVRDALKPPSMYKVMLMNDDYTPMEFVIDVLQKFFSYDVERATQLMLTVHYRGKAICGIFTAEVAETKVAMVNDYARENEHPLLCTLEKA; this is encoded by the coding sequence ATGGGTAAGACCAACGATTGGCTGGATTTTGACCAGCTGGCGGAAGATAAAGTGCGCGACGCGCTAAAACCGCCATCTATGTATAAAGTTATGTTAATGAACGATGATTACACGCCGATGGAATTTGTTATTGACGTGCTACAAAAGTTCTTTTCTTATGATGTAGAACGTGCAACGCAACTGATGCTTACCGTTCATTATCGAGGCAAAGCCATCTGCGGCATCTTTACGGCAGAAGTGGCGGAAACCAAAGTGGCGATGGTGAACGATTATGCGAGGGAGAACGAGCATCCGTTGCTGTGTACGCTGGAAAAAGCCTGA
- the infA gene encoding translation initiation factor IF-1, giving the protein MAKEDNIEMQGTVLDTLPNTMFRVELENGHVVTAHISGKMRKNYIRILTGDKVTVELTPYDLSKGRIVFRSR; this is encoded by the coding sequence ATGGCCAAAGAAGACAATATTGAAATGCAGGGTACCGTACTTGATACGTTGCCTAATACCATGTTTCGCGTAGAGCTGGAAAACGGTCACGTGGTAACTGCGCACATCTCCGGTAAAATGCGCAAAAACTACATCCGCATTTTAACGGGCGACAAAGTGACTGTTGAACTGACCCCGTACGACCTGAGCAAAGGCCGCATTGTCTTCCGTAGTCGCTAA
- the cspD gene encoding cold shock-like protein CspD produces the protein MEMGTVKWFNNAKGFGFICPEGGGEDIFAHYSTIQMDGYRTLKAGQSVRFDVHQGPKGNHASLIVPVEAEAVA, from the coding sequence ATGGAAATGGGTACTGTTAAGTGGTTCAACAACGCCAAAGGGTTTGGCTTCATCTGCCCTGAAGGCGGCGGCGAAGATATCTTCGCTCACTATTCCACCATTCAGATGGATGGTTACAGGACGCTCAAAGCCGGGCAATCCGTTCGGTTCGATGTACACCAGGGGCCAAAAGGCAATCACGCCAGTCTTATCGTGCCCGTAGAAGCTGAAGCGGTTGCATAG
- the aat gene encoding leucyl/phenylalanyl-tRNA--protein transferase has translation MRLVQLSRHNIAFPSPEGALREPNGLLALGGDLSPARLLMAYQRGIFPWFSPGDPILWWSPDPRAVLWPAQFHLSRSMRRFHARSTWRVTLNHAFGQVIEGCAEDRHEGTWITRDIITAYHQLHELGYAHSIEVWNEGGELIGGMYGVAQGTLFCGESMFSRAVNASKTALLVFCEEFAGRGGKLMDCQVLNDHTASLGAVEIPRRHYIEHLDTCRQETLPRDFWLPRTLFMPGA, from the coding sequence ATGCGCCTGGTCCAGCTTTCTCGTCATAATATTGCGTTCCCCTCCCCGGAGGGCGCGCTACGTGAGCCTAACGGGCTGCTGGCCCTGGGTGGCGATCTCAGCCCGGCGCGGCTGTTGATGGCGTACCAGCGCGGCATTTTCCCGTGGTTTTCCCCCGGCGATCCCATTTTATGGTGGTCGCCCGATCCCCGTGCCGTGCTGTGGCCCGCGCAGTTTCACCTGAGCCGCAGCATGAGACGTTTTCACGCCAGGTCAACCTGGCGCGTCACCCTGAACCACGCCTTTGGCCAGGTGATTGAAGGTTGCGCTGAAGATCGTCATGAAGGCACGTGGATCACGCGCGACATTATTACCGCTTACCATCAGCTGCATGAGCTTGGCTATGCGCATTCAATCGAGGTCTGGAATGAGGGCGGCGAACTGATTGGCGGCATGTACGGCGTTGCTCAAGGCACGCTGTTCTGCGGTGAATCGATGTTCTCCCGCGCCGTAAACGCATCCAAAACGGCGCTGCTGGTTTTTTGCGAGGAATTTGCCGGGCGCGGCGGAAAGCTAATGGATTGTCAGGTACTTAACGACCATACCGCCTCGCTGGGCGCGGTTGAAATCCCCCGTCGCCATTACATTGAGCACCTGGATACCTGCCGCCAGGAGACGCTCCCACGCGATTTTTGGCTACCCAGAACACTCTTTATGCCCGGAGCCTAA
- the trxB gene encoding thioredoxin-disulfide reductase: MGTAKHSKLLILGSGPAGYTAAVYAARANLQPVLITGMEKGGQLTTTTEVENWPGDPNDLTGPLLMERMHEHATKFETEILFDHINKVDLQNRPFRLTGDSGEYTCDALIIATGASARYLGLPSEEAFKGRGVSACATCDGFFYRNQKVAVIGGGNTAVEEALYLANIASEVHLIHRRETFRAEKILIKRLMDKVASGNIVLHTNRTLEEVTGDQMGVSGLRLRDTQNADNIESLDVAGLFVAIGHSPNTGIFEGQLALENGYIKVQSGIHGNATQTSIPGVFAAGDVMDHIYRQAITSAGTGCMAALDAERYLDGLAEQAK, encoded by the coding sequence ATGGGCACGGCTAAACACAGTAAGCTGCTAATCCTTGGCTCTGGACCTGCGGGATATACCGCAGCGGTCTACGCTGCACGCGCTAACCTGCAGCCGGTATTAATCACCGGCATGGAAAAAGGCGGTCAGTTGACCACCACGACCGAAGTCGAAAACTGGCCAGGCGACCCGAACGACCTGACCGGGCCGCTGCTGATGGAGCGTATGCACGAGCATGCGACCAAGTTCGAAACTGAAATTCTCTTCGACCATATCAACAAAGTCGATCTGCAGAACCGTCCGTTCCGCCTGACGGGCGACAGCGGCGAATACACCTGCGACGCGCTGATCATCGCGACCGGCGCATCTGCTCGCTACCTCGGCCTGCCGTCTGAAGAAGCGTTTAAAGGCCGCGGCGTGTCTGCCTGCGCAACCTGCGATGGTTTCTTCTATCGTAATCAGAAAGTGGCGGTCATTGGCGGTGGCAACACGGCGGTAGAAGAAGCGCTGTATCTGGCGAACATCGCCTCAGAGGTTCACCTGATCCACCGTCGTGAAACCTTCCGCGCGGAGAAGATCCTGATCAAACGTCTGATGGATAAAGTGGCGAGCGGCAACATCGTGCTGCACACCAACCGCACGCTGGAAGAGGTCACCGGCGATCAGATGGGCGTATCCGGCCTGCGTCTGCGCGATACCCAGAACGCGGATAACATCGAATCCCTGGACGTGGCGGGTCTGTTTGTGGCAATCGGTCACAGCCCGAACACCGGCATCTTCGAAGGTCAACTGGCGCTGGAAAACGGCTACATCAAGGTTCAGTCTGGTATTCACGGCAACGCGACCCAGACCAGCATCCCGGGCGTGTTCGCTGCAGGCGACGTGATGGACCATATTTACCGCCAGGCGATCACCTCTGCGGGCACCGGCTGCATGGCCGCGCTGGACGCCGAACGCTATCTGGACGGACTGGCTGAGCAGGCCAAATAA
- the clpA gene encoding ATP-dependent Clp protease ATP-binding subunit ClpA — translation MLNQELELSLNMAFARAREHRHEFMTVEHLLLALLSNPSAREALEACSVDLVALRQELEAFIEQTTPVLPASEEERDTQPTLSFQRVLQRAVFHVQSSGRSEVTGANVLVAIFSEQESQAAYLLRKHEVSRLDVVNFISHGTRKDEPNQASDPGNQINNTDEQAGGEDRMENFTTNLNQLARVGGIDPLIGRDKELERAIQVLCRRRKNNPLLVGESGVGKTAIAEGLAWRIVQGDVPEVIADCTIYSLDIGSLLAGTKYRGDFEKRFKALLKQLEQDTNSILFIDEIHTNIGAGAASGGQVDAANLIKPLLSSGKIRVMGSTTYQEFSNIFEKDRALARRFQKIDVTEPSVDETVQIINGLKTKYEAHHDVRYTAKAVRAAVELAVKYINDRHLPDKAIDVIDEAGARARLMPVSKRKKTVNVADIESVVARIARIPEKSVSQSDRDTLRTLGNRLKMLVFGQDKAIEALTEAIKMARAGLGHDHKPVGSFLFAGPTGVGKTEVTVQLSKALGIELLRFDMSEYMERHTVSRLIGAPPGYVGFDQGGLLTDAVIKHPHAVLLLDEIEKAHPDVFNILLQVMDNGTLTDNNGRKADFRNVVLVMTTNAGVRETERKSIGLIHQDNSTDAMEEIKKIFTPEFRNRLDNIIWFDHLSTEVIHQVVDKFIVELQVQLDQKGVSLEVSQEARNWLAEKGYDRAMGARPMARVIQDNLKKPLANELLFGSLVDGGQVTVALDQAKNELTYDFQSAAKHKPEAAH, via the coding sequence ATGCTCAATCAAGAACTGGAACTCAGTTTAAACATGGCTTTCGCCAGAGCGCGTGAGCACCGACATGAGTTTATGACCGTCGAGCATTTACTGCTCGCACTGCTTAGCAACCCATCTGCCCGCGAAGCGCTGGAAGCCTGCTCCGTGGATCTGGTGGCGCTACGTCAGGAACTCGAGGCCTTCATCGAACAAACCACACCGGTGCTGCCAGCCAGTGAAGAAGAGCGCGACACGCAGCCGACGCTCAGCTTCCAGCGCGTGTTGCAGCGTGCGGTATTCCACGTCCAGTCTTCCGGGCGTAGCGAAGTGACTGGCGCGAACGTATTGGTCGCCATCTTCAGCGAGCAGGAGTCTCAGGCGGCTTATCTGCTGCGCAAACATGAAGTCAGCCGACTCGACGTGGTGAACTTTATCTCTCACGGTACGCGAAAAGACGAGCCGAATCAGGCATCCGATCCCGGCAACCAGATTAACAACACCGACGAGCAAGCAGGCGGGGAGGATCGTATGGAAAACTTCACCACCAACCTTAACCAGCTTGCTCGCGTGGGCGGTATCGACCCGCTGATTGGCCGCGACAAAGAGCTGGAGCGCGCAATCCAGGTGCTGTGTCGCCGCCGTAAAAACAACCCGCTGCTGGTGGGGGAATCCGGCGTCGGTAAAACGGCGATTGCCGAAGGCCTGGCCTGGCGGATCGTGCAGGGTGACGTGCCGGAAGTGATTGCCGATTGCACCATCTACTCGCTGGACATCGGCTCGCTGCTGGCGGGCACCAAATACCGCGGCGATTTTGAAAAACGTTTCAAGGCGCTGCTGAAACAGCTGGAACAGGACACCAACAGTATCCTGTTTATCGATGAAATCCATACCAACATCGGAGCAGGTGCCGCCTCCGGTGGCCAGGTGGATGCCGCTAACCTGATCAAACCGCTGCTTTCCAGCGGCAAGATCCGCGTGATGGGCTCCACTACGTACCAGGAGTTCAGCAACATTTTCGAGAAAGACCGTGCGCTGGCGCGTCGCTTCCAGAAAATCGACGTCACCGAACCGTCGGTTGACGAAACGGTGCAGATCATCAACGGCCTGAAAACCAAGTACGAAGCGCACCACGACGTGCGTTATACCGCGAAAGCGGTGCGTGCGGCGGTGGAGCTGGCGGTGAAATACATCAACGATCGTCACCTGCCGGATAAAGCCATTGACGTGATTGATGAGGCAGGGGCGCGTGCGCGTCTGATGCCGGTCAGTAAGCGTAAGAAAACCGTTAACGTGGCCGATATTGAGTCCGTGGTGGCACGTATCGCGCGTATCCCTGAGAAAAGCGTTTCTCAGAGCGACCGCGACACGCTTCGCACCCTCGGCAATCGCCTGAAAATGCTGGTCTTTGGTCAGGATAAAGCCATTGAGGCCTTAACCGAAGCGATCAAGATGGCCCGCGCCGGGCTGGGGCATGACCATAAGCCTGTTGGTTCCTTCCTGTTCGCTGGCCCAACCGGCGTCGGGAAAACCGAGGTGACGGTGCAGCTCTCCAAAGCGCTGGGCATTGAGCTGCTGCGCTTTGATATGTCCGAGTATATGGAGCGTCACACCGTCAGCCGTCTGATTGGTGCGCCTCCGGGCTACGTGGGCTTTGATCAGGGCGGCCTGCTCACCGACGCGGTGATCAAGCATCCGCATGCGGTACTGCTGCTCGATGAAATCGAGAAAGCGCACCCGGACGTGTTCAACATCCTGCTGCAGGTGATGGACAACGGGACGCTGACCGATAATAACGGGCGCAAGGCGGACTTCCGCAACGTGGTGCTGGTGATGACCACCAACGCCGGCGTGCGTGAAACCGAGCGTAAATCCATCGGCCTGATCCACCAGGATAACAGCACCGATGCGATGGAAGAGATCAAGAAGATCTTCACGCCGGAGTTCCGTAACCGTCTGGACAACATTATCTGGTTCGATCACCTCTCTACCGAAGTGATCCATCAGGTGGTGGATAAGTTCATCGTCGAGCTGCAGGTTCAGCTGGATCAGAAAGGCGTGTCGCTGGAAGTCAGCCAGGAGGCCCGCAACTGGCTGGCCGAGAAAGGCTACGACCGTGCGATGGGCGCGCGTCCGATGGCGCGAGTGATTCAGGATAACCTGAAGAAACCGCTGGCGAACGAGCTGCTATTTGGCTCGCTGGTGGACGGCGGCCAGGTCACCGTAGCGCTGGATCAGGCCAAGAATGAGCTCACCTACGACTTCCAGAGTGCGGCGAAGCACAAGCCGGAAGCGGCTCACTGA
- the cydD gene encoding heme ABC transporter permease/ATP-binding protein CydD: MEKNRQQELTRWLKQQSVLSRRWLMFSRVLGLISGLLIVAQAWLLARILNHMIMENIPREALLMPFVVLVLVFVLRAWVVWLRERVGFHAGQQIRYAIRRQVLDRLQEAGPAWIQGKPAGSWATLILEQIDDMHDYYARYLPQMALAVFVPLLIVITIFPINWVAALILLGTAPLIPLFMAMVGMGAADANRRNFLALGRLSGHFLDRLRGMETLRVFGRGEAETENIRLASQDFRQRTMEVLRLAFLSSGVLEFFTSLSIALVAVYFGFSYLGALDFGHYGTAVTLSAGFLALILAPEFFQPLRDLGTFYHAKAQAVGAADSLKTFMETPLAHPERGEITLNAKEPVTIEARQFCVLSPEGNVLAGPLDFTLQAGQRVVLVGISGSGKSSLLNALAGFMAYTGSLQINKTELRDLDPDAWRKQLSWVGQNPQLPASTLRENVLLARPDAREDELQSVLDRAWVSEFLPLLPQGVDTVVGDQSAGLSVGQAQRIAVARALLNPCQLMLLDEPAASLDAHSEQRVMAALNAASVQQTTLMVTHHLEGIAEWDQIWVMENGQLVEQGDYASLVASQGAFATLLANRQEDI; encoded by the coding sequence ATGGAAAAAAACCGTCAACAAGAATTAACCCGCTGGCTAAAACAGCAAAGCGTTCTTTCCCGCCGCTGGCTTATGTTTTCCCGCGTTCTGGGGCTAATCAGCGGTCTGTTGATTGTTGCCCAGGCATGGCTGCTGGCCCGCATTCTCAACCATATGATCATGGAGAACATCCCGCGCGAAGCGCTGCTGATGCCGTTTGTCGTTCTGGTGCTGGTTTTTGTCCTGCGCGCGTGGGTGGTCTGGCTGCGCGAGCGCGTCGGCTTCCACGCCGGGCAGCAAATTCGCTATGCGATACGCCGTCAGGTGCTGGATCGCCTTCAGGAAGCTGGCCCTGCGTGGATCCAGGGTAAGCCTGCCGGAAGCTGGGCGACGCTGATCCTGGAACAGATTGACGATATGCACGACTACTATGCCCGCTACCTTCCCCAGATGGCGCTGGCTGTTTTCGTCCCCTTGCTTATCGTTATCACGATATTCCCGATTAACTGGGTCGCGGCACTGATTCTGCTGGGCACCGCCCCGCTGATCCCGTTATTCATGGCAATGGTCGGAATGGGCGCTGCGGATGCCAACCGCCGTAACTTCCTCGCACTGGGCCGTTTAAGCGGCCATTTCCTTGACCGCCTGCGCGGCATGGAAACGTTGCGCGTCTTTGGCCGGGGTGAAGCAGAAACCGAGAACATTCGTCTGGCCTCGCAGGATTTTCGCCAGCGCACCATGGAAGTGCTCCGTCTGGCGTTTCTTTCGTCCGGTGTGCTTGAGTTCTTTACCTCCCTGTCGATTGCTCTGGTGGCGGTTTACTTTGGCTTCTCCTATCTCGGTGCCCTGGATTTCGGCCATTACGGCACGGCGGTCACCCTTTCCGCCGGTTTCCTCGCCCTGATCCTGGCACCGGAATTTTTCCAGCCGCTTCGCGATCTCGGCACCTTTTATCATGCCAAAGCGCAGGCGGTAGGCGCAGCCGATAGCCTGAAAACCTTCATGGAGACGCCGCTGGCGCATCCGGAGCGCGGTGAAATCACGCTGAATGCCAAAGAGCCGGTGACCATCGAAGCGCGTCAGTTTTGCGTCCTGTCCCCCGAGGGCAACGTTCTGGCAGGCCCGCTGGACTTTACTCTCCAGGCCGGGCAACGTGTGGTTCTGGTCGGGATCAGTGGTTCCGGGAAAAGCTCCCTGCTGAACGCCCTCGCCGGGTTTATGGCCTATACCGGCTCGCTGCAAATCAACAAAACCGAGCTGCGCGATCTGGACCCCGACGCCTGGCGCAAACAGCTGAGCTGGGTCGGTCAAAATCCGCAACTGCCTGCCTCTACGCTTCGCGAAAATGTGCTTCTGGCTCGCCCGGATGCCCGTGAAGATGAGCTGCAGTCGGTGCTGGATCGCGCCTGGGTCAGCGAGTTTCTGCCGCTGCTCCCGCAGGGCGTAGACACGGTGGTCGGCGATCAGTCCGCCGGGCTATCCGTTGGTCAGGCGCAGCGCATTGCGGTTGCCCGTGCGTTACTGAATCCCTGCCAGCTAATGCTGCTGGATGAACCTGCCGCCAGCCTGGATGCACACAGTGAACAGCGCGTGATGGCGGCCCTGAATGCCGCGTCAGTGCAGCAAACCACCCTGATGGTTACGCACCATCTGGAAGGGATTGCCGAGTGGGATCAGATCTGGGTTATGGAAAACGGTCAGCTCGTGGAACAAGGCGATTACGCCTCTCTTGTTGCTTCGCAGGGGGCGTTTGCCACTCTGCTGGCGAACCGTCAGGAGGATATCTGA
- the cydC gene encoding heme ABC transporter ATP-binding protein/permease CydC, whose protein sequence is MRALLPYLALYKRHKWMLTLGIILAIVTLLASIGLLTLSGWFLSASAVAGFAGLYSFNYMLPAAGVRGTAITRTAGRYFERLVSHDATFRVLQHLRIYTFSKLLPLSPAGLARFRQGELLNRVVADVDTLDHLYLRVISPIVGAFVVIVVVTLGLCVLDVPIALTLGGIMLLTLIVLPPLFYRAGKSTGENLTRLRGEYRQELTAWLQGQAELTIFGASKRYRARMESTELNWHEAQRRQSELTAFSQAVMMLIGGVAVIAMLWMASGGVGGNTQPGALIALFVFCALAAFEALAPVTGAFQHLGQVIASALRITEIAEQDPQVTFTAAQTAVPDQVSLTLSDVTFAYDNQAQNALEGINLSVKAGQRIAILGRTGCGKSTLLQLLTRAWDPQQGHIQLNATPLADFSEQSLRRTVSVVPQRVHLFSATLRDNLLLAAPQASDDALRAMLEQVGLHKLLEDEGLNSWLGEGGRQLSGGELRRLAIARALLHDAPLMLLDEPTEGLDATTESQILDLLANVMEGKTVLMVTHRLRGLASFDRIIVMDNGHIIEQGSHAELLAKQGRYYQFKQRL, encoded by the coding sequence ATGCGCGCCCTGTTACCTTACCTCGCACTGTATAAACGCCACAAATGGATGCTGACGCTGGGGATAATCCTCGCCATCGTGACCCTGCTTGCCAGCATTGGTCTGCTCACGCTGTCCGGCTGGTTCTTGTCTGCCTCCGCCGTCGCGGGTTTCGCCGGCTTATACAGTTTTAACTACATGCTTCCGGCAGCGGGCGTCCGTGGCACCGCCATTACCCGTACTGCCGGGCGTTATTTTGAGCGTCTGGTCAGCCACGATGCGACGTTCCGTGTGCTTCAGCACCTGCGTATCTACACCTTCAGCAAACTGCTGCCCCTCTCCCCTGCCGGGCTGGCCCGTTTTCGTCAGGGCGAACTGCTTAACCGCGTGGTGGCGGATGTCGATACGCTGGACCATCTGTACCTGCGGGTGATTTCCCCGATCGTCGGCGCGTTTGTGGTGATTGTGGTGGTCACTCTGGGGCTGTGCGTTCTCGATGTTCCGATTGCCCTGACGCTCGGCGGGATCATGCTGCTGACGCTGATTGTCCTGCCGCCGCTGTTTTATCGTGCCGGTAAGTCCACCGGCGAAAACCTGACGCGCCTGCGTGGAGAGTACCGTCAGGAGCTGACCGCCTGGCTGCAGGGTCAGGCCGAACTCACCATCTTTGGTGCCAGCAAACGCTACCGCGCGCGCATGGAAAGCACCGAGCTGAACTGGCACGAAGCCCAGCGCCGCCAGTCAGAGCTGACCGCCTTTTCACAGGCTGTGATGATGTTAATCGGCGGCGTGGCGGTCATCGCTATGCTGTGGATGGCCTCGGGCGGCGTGGGCGGCAATACCCAGCCCGGCGCACTGATTGCCCTCTTTGTATTCTGTGCGCTGGCGGCTTTCGAAGCCCTGGCCCCGGTTACGGGGGCGTTTCAGCATCTCGGTCAGGTTATCGCCTCTGCCCTGCGCATTACGGAGATCGCTGAGCAGGATCCGCAGGTTACGTTCACCGCAGCGCAAACTGCCGTGCCCGACCAGGTTTCCCTGACGCTCAGCGATGTCACCTTCGCCTACGACAACCAGGCGCAGAACGCGCTGGAAGGCATTAACCTTTCGGTGAAGGCGGGCCAGCGTATTGCCATTCTTGGGCGCACTGGCTGCGGCAAATCGACCCTTTTACAGCTGTTAACGCGCGCCTGGGATCCGCAGCAGGGTCACATTCAGCTTAACGCCACGCCGCTGGCCGACTTTAGCGAGCAGAGCTTACGTCGGACCGTCAGCGTCGTGCCACAGCGCGTACATCTGTTTAGCGCTACGCTTCGCGATAACCTGCTTCTGGCGGCCCCTCAGGCATCCGACGACGCGCTGCGTGCGATGTTGGAGCAGGTCGGGCTGCATAAACTGCTCGAAGACGAGGGGTTAAACAGCTGGCTCGGAGAAGGCGGGCGTCAGCTCTCCGGCGGCGAGTTGCGCCGTCTGGCGATTGCACGCGCGCTGCTGCACGATGCGCCGCTGATGCTGCTCGATGAACCCACCGAGGGGCTGGATGCCACCACCGAGAGCCAAATTCTTGATTTACTGGCAAACGTCATGGAAGGCAAAACCGTGCTGATGGTCACCCACCGTCTGCGCGGCCTGGCGAGCTTTGATCGGATAATTGTGATGGACAACGGACACATTATTGAGCAAGGTAGTCACGCAGAATTGTTGGCGAAACAGGGTCGCTACTACCAGTTTAAACAACGTCTGTAG
- the macB gene encoding macrolide ABC transporter ATP-binding protein/permease MacB codes for MTALLELNDIRRSYPSGDGPVEVLKGISLRVEAGEMVAIVGASGSGKSTLMNILGCLDKPTSGTYRVAGTDVSTLDSDALAKLRREHFGFIFQRYHLLSHLSAAQNVEVPAVYAGVERKKRLERAKALLTRLGLAERVDYQPSQLSGGQQQRVSIARALMNGGQVILADEPTGALDSHSGEEVMAILHQLRDQGHTVIIVTHDPQVAAQAERIIEIHDGELVSNPPPRASKAAAPKEALPVSTGWGQFSSGFREALTMAWLAMAANKMRTLLTMLGIIIGIASVVSIVVVGDAAKQLVLADIRAIGTNTIDVYPGKDFGDDEPQNQQALKYDDLAALQKQPWVNSATPAVSQNLRLRYGNIDVAASANGVSGDYFNVYGMTFSEGATFNAEQLAGRAQVVVLDANSRKQLFPDKTSVVGEVILVGNMPATVIGVAEEKQSMFGSSKILRVWLPYSTISGRIMGQSWLNSITVRVNEGYDSALAEQQIERLLTLRHGKKDFFTWNMDGILKTAEKTTRTLQMFLTLVAVISLVVGGIGVMNIMLVSVTERTREIGIRMAVGARASDVLQQFLIEAVLVCLVGGAMGIALSMMIAFALQLFLPGWEIGFSPLAILTAFLCSTFTGILFGWLPARNAARLDPVDALARE; via the coding sequence ATGACGGCGCTGCTTGAGCTGAATGATATTCGTCGCAGCTATCCTTCCGGAGACGGGCCGGTGGAGGTGCTCAAGGGTATCTCCCTGCGCGTTGAAGCGGGCGAGATGGTGGCGATTGTGGGGGCCTCCGGCTCCGGCAAATCCACGCTGATGAACATCCTCGGGTGTCTGGATAAGCCGACCAGCGGCACCTATCGGGTGGCCGGGACGGACGTCTCTACGCTGGACAGCGACGCGCTGGCGAAGCTGCGTCGGGAACACTTCGGGTTTATCTTCCAGCGCTATCATCTGCTGTCGCACCTGAGTGCGGCGCAAAACGTGGAAGTGCCTGCCGTCTATGCGGGTGTGGAACGTAAAAAACGCCTGGAGCGTGCGAAGGCGCTGCTCACGCGGCTGGGGCTGGCGGAGCGGGTGGACTATCAGCCGTCGCAGCTATCCGGGGGCCAGCAGCAGCGCGTGAGTATCGCGCGCGCCCTGATGAACGGCGGGCAGGTGATCCTCGCGGATGAACCCACCGGGGCGCTCGACAGCCATTCCGGCGAAGAGGTGATGGCGATCCTCCACCAGCTGCGCGATCAGGGGCATACGGTGATTATCGTTACCCACGATCCGCAGGTGGCGGCGCAGGCGGAGCGGATTATTGAGATCCACGACGGCGAGCTGGTCAGCAATCCGCCGCCGCGTGCGTCCAAAGCGGCCGCGCCGAAAGAAGCGCTGCCTGTTTCAACGGGCTGGGGACAATTCTCCAGCGGATTTCGCGAGGCGCTGACCATGGCCTGGCTGGCGATGGCGGCCAATAAGATGCGCACATTGCTGACCATGCTCGGCATCATCATCGGCATCGCCTCGGTGGTGTCGATTGTGGTGGTGGGAGATGCCGCCAAACAGCTGGTGCTGGCGGATATCCGCGCGATTGGCACCAACACCATTGATGTCTATCCCGGCAAGGATTTTGGTGACGACGAGCCGCAGAATCAGCAGGCGCTGAAATATGACGACCTGGCGGCGCTCCAGAAGCAGCCGTGGGTTAACTCGGCGACGCCTGCAGTATCGCAGAACCTGCGTTTGCGCTACGGCAACATTGACGTCGCGGCCAGCGCCAACGGCGTGAGCGGGGACTATTTCAACGTCTACGGCATGACCTTCAGCGAGGGCGCAACCTTTAATGCCGAACAGCTGGCGGGCAGGGCGCAGGTGGTGGTGCTGGACGCCAACTCGCGCAAGCAGCTGTTCCCGGATAAGACCAGCGTGGTGGGCGAAGTGATCCTCGTCGGAAATATGCCGGCCACGGTCATCGGCGTGGCAGAAGAAAAGCAGTCTATGTTTGGCAGCAGCAAGATCCTGCGCGTCTGGCTGCCCTACAGCACCATTTCCGGGCGCATTATGGGACAGTCGTGGCTTAACTCCATTACCGTTCGCGTGAACGAGGGCTACGACAGCGCGCTTGCTGAGCAGCAGATTGAGCGGCTGTTAACTTTACGCCACGGGAAGAAAGATTTCTTCACCTGGAACATGGACGGGATCTTGAAAACGGCAGAAAAGACCACACGTACTCTGCAGATGTTCCTGACGCTGGTGGCGGTGATCTCTTTAGTCGTCGGCGGTATTGGGGTGATGAATATCATGCTGGTGTCGGTCACGGAGCGTACGCGCGAAATTGGCATCCGTATGGCGGTGGGCGCCCGTGCCAGCGACGTGTTGCAGCAGTTTTTGATTGAAGCGGTGCTGGTGTGTCTGGTGGGCGGCGCGATGGGTATTGCGCTGTCGATGATGATTGCTTTCGCGCTCCAGCTCTTTTTACCCGGCTGGGAGATTGGTTTTTCGCCGCTGGCAATTCTCACCGCGTTTTTGTGCTCAACCTTTACCGGCATCCTGTTCGGCTGGCTACCGGCACGCAATGCGGCGCGGCTCGATCCGGTGGATGCCCTGGCGCGGGAATAG